A single genomic interval of Mycosarcoma maydis chromosome 8, whole genome shotgun sequence harbors:
- a CDS encoding uncharacterized protein (related to ECO1 - Acetyltransferase required for establishment of sister chromatid cohesion): MADVTDDDHDEPDEPAASFRTTAKKVTTYAGRSRRAMTEDLEPRSLCLVNRRDVYEEEMPKAPSSPILSSLHSPVFPSIRQVKSIARKIQSKPTSSGASCRQSEQLILDLGQQIRIRCKECDMQYDTSSAEDCSLHARHHERTVKGLDWSAKALTLWGETVSQLTLSRREVRGKSSLLSKQSGGTSESRQLESVTIRCYDMSTLKDATVSRKINELLETVDDALGAAPVNLSDIQGCKVLVAVCSGRAAGTALVGRVPVGQAREVLPGSSNKENDSPSKSDNVEAQKLPRTVWNDAGDAIFVSDALPSSKTPPVGVFRIHVIASWRRTGMASALLDAAADSSVYGFDLDGLVRMYGSRARSVAFSQPTEAGRKLAEAWIRKDTTDNAARLVVFEA, from the coding sequence ATGGCAGATGTTACCGATGACGACCATGACGAGCCGGACGAGCCGGCAGCTTCATTCCGAACAACGGCCAAGAAGGTGACCACCTATGCGGGACGAAGTCGTCGTGCCATGACGGAGGATCTCGAGCCTCGATCTCTTTGTCTGGTCAACCGAAGGGACGTCTACGAGGAAGAGATGCCAAAGGCGCCTAGCAGTCCGATCTTGTCCTCGCTTCACAGTCCAGTATTTCCTTCGATTCGTCAAGTGAAGTCGATAGCACGCAAAATCCAATCGAAGCCAACGTCTTCTGGAGCATCTTGCCGCCAGTCGGAGCAGCTCATTTTGGATCTGGGGCAGCAGATCCGCATTCGTTGCAAGGAGTGCGACATGCAGTACGACACGTCTTCAGCAGAAGACTGCTCGCTGCATGCGCGACACCACGAGCGAACGGTCAAGGGCTTGGACTGGAGCGCCAAAGCCCTGACGTTGTGGGGTGAGACGGTATCGCAGCTGACGTTGTCGCGACGTGAAGTACGGGGCAagtcgtcgctgctcagcaaACAGAGTGGCGGGACCAGCGAAAGCCGGCAACTAGAATCCGTGACGATCCGATGCTACGACATGTCGACGCTCAAGGACGCTACGGTGTCCAGAAAGATCAACGAGCTGTTGGAAACGGTGGACGATGCTTTGGGTGCAGCGCCGGTCAATCTGTCTGATATTCAAGGATGCAAAGTGCTAGTCGCGGTTTGTTCAGGCCGAGCGGCCGGAACGGCTCTGGTAGGACGTGTACCTGtcggtcaagctcgagaggTGCTGCCAGggagcagcaacaaggaGAACGATAGCCCGTCTAAGAGCGACAATGTCGAAGCACAGAAGCTCCCTCGTACCGTGTGGAACGACGCTGGAGACGCCATCTTTGTCTCTGACGCCTTGCCCTCGTCCAAAACACCACCCGTGGGCGTGTTCCGCATCCACGTGATCGCAAGCTGGAGACGTACAGGCATGGCCAGTGCTCTGCtggacgcagcagcagacagcAGCGTCTATGGCTTTGACTTGGACGGCCTTGTCAGGATGTACGGAAGCAGGGCGAGGTCGGTCGCTTTCAGTCAACCTACGGAAGCCGGACGAAAATTAGCAGAGGCTTGGATTCGGAAGGATACGACGGATAATGCAGCACGCCTAGTCGTGTTCGAAgcttga
- a CDS encoding putative COPI coatomer subunit beta — MTSSEAIAYTVVASDPSSDVIELSTQDLRNNLQRGSDEVKLETLRHIIVSTLNGSPQPTLLMPIIQYVLPSRNKQLKKMLHFYWEVCPKLDEKGNLKQEMILVCNAIRNDLQHPNEYIRGSTLRFLQKVKEPELLEPLIPTIRQCLEHRHSYVRKNAVFCVYSIYQQNESLIVDAPELMETFLAAEADTTCKRNAFVLLCHTAPERAVQYFLGLGDQAASQDELMQLAIIELIRKHCRGDSPNRARYIRAVSELLSAPSHSVKYEAATTLTTLTQNAAAVKATASTLIELIVKESDNNVKLIVLDRLDALRTKHEHVIDPLVMDLLRVLSSPDMDVRRKALRIALEMVSSRNIEEVVLLLKKELMKTVDSSQSQDKNLEYRQLLIQSVHTCAIKFSEVASNVVHVLMEFLGDSNNPSAVDVIAFVREVVEKFPDLRSSIVDKLLRTFTDIKSGKVFRGALWIVGEYCASIQDVKEAMQQIRKVIGEVPILAAEERLLESSTAETDGTKEEADAASSYSALAAAKPTSSAANRVRADGTYATETAFSSETNQAARLEAVKNASKPPLRSLLLLGDFYTGSVLASTLTKLVLRFAELSSDAGAKNSLRAEAMLIMTSIVRVGQSNFAASPIDEDSTERIMACVETLASSAEEAQPESKEAKQVFLHDTKQAYTKMVEHEQAKAAEKLAKETKKVKVQPDDLLSFRQFSKQAADDAVEEYERELTQATGTAEAAKDDFISKLARVVQLTGFSDPVYAEAYVNVHQFDILLDVLVVNQTSETLQNLSIEFATLGDLKLVERPSNYTLAPYSYQSIKATIKVSSTETGVIFGNIIYEGAAGTGTQSAGDAKCVVLNDIHIDIMDYIAPAYCNEAQFRAMWTEFEWENKVNVNTSITDLRDYLAHIMKSTNMSCLTPEASLAGECGFLSANMYARSLFGEDALANLSIELLPDGKTIQGHVRIRSKTQGIALSLGDKITLAQKAASKD, encoded by the coding sequence ATGACGTCCTCCGAGGCCATCGCGTACACCGTCGTTGCTTCCGACCCCAGCAGCGACGTTATCGAGCTTTCCACTCAGGATCTGCGAAACAACCTCCAGCGCGGTTCCGATGAGGTCAAACTGGAAACGCTTCGACACATTATTgtctcgacgctcaacgGCTCGCCTCAGCCCACCCTGCTCATGCCCATCATCCAATATGTCCTGCCAAGCCGTaacaagcagctcaaaaAGATGCTGCATTTCTACTGGGAAGTCTGCcccaagctcgacgaaaAGGGCAATCTCAAGCAGGAGATGATTCTCGTCTGCAATGCCATCCGAAACGACTTGCAGCACCCCAACGAGTACATTCGAGGCTCTACATTGCGTTTTCTGCAAAAAGTAAAGGAAcctgagctgctcgaaccGCTCATTCCTACCATCCGCCAGTGCCTCGAGCACCGTCACAGCTATGTCCGCAAGAATGCCGTCTTTTGCGTCTATTCGATATATCAGCAGAACGAGAgcctcatcgtcgatgctccCGAGCTGATGGAGACCTTCCTCGCCGCCGAGGCTGACACCACCTGTAAACGCAATGCATTCGTTCTTCTCTGCCATACCGCTCCTGAACGGGCCGTCCAATATttcctcggcctcggtgACCAGGCCGCATCGCAGGACGAGCTCATgcagctcgccatcatcgagctcatccGCAAACACTGTCGCGGCGACTCGCCCAACCGTGCTCGCTACATTCGTGCTGTATCGGAGCTCCTCTCTGCTCCCAGCCACTCGGTCAAGTACGAGGCTGCCACCACGCTCACCACACTCACGCaaaacgctgctgctgtcaaaGCGACTGCTAGCACGCTCATCGAGCTTATCGTCAAGGAGAGCGACAACAATGTCAAGCTCATTGTgctcgatcgtctcgaCGCGCTACGCACTAAGCACGAACATGTCATCGACCCGCTAGTCATGGATCTCTTGCGTGTCCTCAGCAGCCCCGACATGGACGTACGACGCAAGGCTCTTCGCATCGCCCTCGAGATGGTGTCAAGCCGCAACATTGAAGAGGtagtgctgctgctcaagaaggagctCATGAAGACGGTCGACTCATCGCAGTCGCAGGACAAAAACCTCGAGTATCGACAGCTTCTCATCCAATCCGTCCACACCTGCGCAATCAAGTTTTCCGAGGTCGCAAGCAACGTCGTGCACGTGCTCATGGAGTTTCTCGGCGACTCGAACAACCCTTCGGCGGTTGACGTCATTGCCTTCGTTCGCGAAGTGGTTGAGAAATTCCCCGACCTGCGTTCCTCCATCGTCGATAAGTTGCTCCGCACTTTTACGGATATCAAGTCTGGAAAAGTTTTCCGTGGTGCGTTGTGGATTGTTGGCGAGTACTGTGCTAGCATTCAAGACGTCAAggaagcgatgcagcagatTCGCAAGGTGATTGGTGAGGTGCCCATCCTCGCCGCAGAGGAGCGTCTGCTCGAGTCGTCGACTGCCGAGACGGATGGCACCAAGGAAGAAGCCGATGCGGCGTCTTCGTACTCGGCGTTGGCAGCCGCTAAGCCTACCTCGTCGGCGGCCAACCGTGTGCGCGCCGATGGCACCTACGCCACTGAAACCGCCTTCAGTTCCGAGACcaaccaagctgctcgcctcgaAGCGGTCAAGAACGCATCCAAGCCACCTTTGCGCtcgttgttgctgctcggtGATTTTTACACGGGGTCCGTActcgcatcgacgctcacCAAGCTAGTACTCCGCTTCGCCGAGCTCTCATCCGACGCCGGTGCAAAGAACAGCCTTCGTGCCGAAGCGATGCTCATCATGACCAGCATCGTCCGCGTAGGCCAGTCCAATTTCGCTGCTTCGCCCATCGACGAGGACTCGACCGAGCGCATCATGGCTTGCGTCGAGACACTCGCGTCGTCCGCCGAAGAGGCACAACCCGAGAGCAAGGAAGCGAAGCAGGTATTCTTGCACGATACCAAGCAGGCCTACACCAAGATGGTGGAGCATGAACAAGCGAAAGCGGCGGAaaagctcgccaaggagACCAAGAAGGTCAAGGTGCAGCCCGACGATTTGCTGTCATTCCGCCAATTCTCGAAACAGGCGGCCGACGATGCGGTCGAGGAGTACGAGCGCGAACTGACACAGGCCACCGGAACAGCcgaggctgccaaggacGACTTTATCAGCAAGTTGGCACGGGTGGTTCAGCTCACTGGGTTTTCGGATCCTGTCTACGCCGAGGCTTATGTCAACGTGCACCAGTTCGacatcttgctcgacgtgcttgTTGTTAACCAGACGTCGGAAACGCTTCAGAATCTTTCGATCGAGTTCGCCACGCTGGGCGATCTGAAACTCGTGGAGCGTCCGTCGAACTACACGCTTGCGCCCTACTCGTACCAGTCGATCAAAGCGACCATCAAAGTTTCATCTACCGAGACTGGCGTCATCTTTGGCAACATCATTTACGAAGGCGCTGCGGGCACGGGGACGCAATCCGCCGGCGATGCCAAGTGCGTCGTTCTGAACGACATCCACATCGACATCATGGACTACATTGCGCCCGCCTACTGCAACGAAGCGCAGTTCCGAGCCATGTGGACCGAGTTCGAGTGGGAAAACAAGGTCAACGTCAACACCTCGATCACCGACCTGCGCGACTATCTGGCACATATCATGAAGAGCACCAACATGTCGTGCTTGACTCCCGAGGCGAGTCTGGCCGGCGAGTGCGGTTTCTTGTCCGCCAACATGTACGCCAGGAGCTTGTTCGGCGAGGACGCTCTCGCCAACTTGAGCATCGAGCTCCTGCCGGACGGAAAGACGATTCAGGGTCATGTGAGGATTCGTAGCAAGACCCAGGGGAtcgccttgagcttgggAGACAAGATTACGCTCGCCCAGAAGGCGGCGAGTAAAGATTAG
- a CDS encoding rRNA-processing protein UTP22, producing the protein MPGVKRKAEASTSSPSSSKNKASLSARSTTKSTSRKSKQVSVYMDDSDNNDDFDDDEDLLDAALHGTGSAALPDAEEEDDDDDDDDEDDDDDDDDDADDDEDGNSEDEDKDSEAVSQDEIQLASDQEDDDEDDDDEENDESFDRIEPSEVELMSDEDMDGGFEDLEAGDNTQNGDDMEATPSDNVVTSASSSRKSNKSALYAIPTLAEVQGLKETGELFKNNVFKLKVDEMLPEVRPAYNKAGALETVLRRLHQLFEALSPIQPLPVGEAIKSFQKRTAGSKVRIPFPDPAPKAEANYKLGFEKPSAMHLVGSWPLKSTAKRPAGVDVDIAVVMPSSLFQPKDYVNFRYFHKKAFYLATLAHAIQTAEDEHDIALGVTASFGLVDADPRRPVLVLRPIHDKSETDFSKLKCTIRIHPSLEADTFKPIHLDPMRSNVRVASPNDEASIDANASIAATPRYNAAILADTLHLPHLVYLHTVAQACPAFADACLLLKTWAFQRGFGSGGRLNPKHVHDADDDRRRLVAGTASIRFILTMILAHLLQGEEKKAGWKRDTTHAGRSNLSNSFSSYQLFRGVVDWLAKHDFKTQPVFMKSMPEAGLASRSDKVPRQNFSQVFDRVLVDPSGMLNLFAFVPTGSIDLLQYEAKRTFEMLNDPSSDHFDALFLQDRTAAPFTFDEVARVNLALSTARASSKVNSNSNGAGLSASSRIQRADFGTSFQAAMIQVSTTASRALEGRAKLVALLHRATGGLASTWRLDGARPAASSQAEIGLVLNGEQAWRMVEHGPSSQDVEKAEQFRAFWGKMSELRRFKDGRVLESVVWPVTTQSSRWAIPRRILSYAMFRHHAIHESQIQFVSSHFESLLDIDTSLARAAHLVSTEEKGFTLVQSAFDQLSKDLRALESLPLSIISISPASSGLRGTSTFVPAPINLDLLGDRIPDCASYLPVHDIILTFEGSGKWPNELSAIQAMKAAFFERMCAEITNKIAGVTCRVVFDPHASSKMEDQCSLELVLASGFAFRARVMHNREKLLLERILADRFESAGAKRRARKILLEWQHRFETAPLHHSYIASMGHRFASFGGAVRLTKRWLASQMLSSNAVPEELIELVCAAAYLSPEEGAPASAVAGLSRILRLLANWRWKEEPLMVPIQAVIDSATTKEIYTFPTDKRTEVETHFNAARGSDPSMMHRAWFVATETDTEGLAFGRKGPVGGVADGIKKLARGAVRVLEEATSLDTDQVRALFTPSLEHYDFVIHLNPSVLPRYSENIHADPAVWGAKRTKYANDVAATIQSSGTLLGSTPKPGFDSAEAFLTLLRGLYSDSFRLYHDQHGGCVIGGLFNPSLDRERDFKVGLGFSSCPSIAGNKAQVKLNKSAIVAEIERLGEGLVDRIELRSG; encoded by the coding sequence ATGCCAGGTGTCAAGCGAAAGGCAGAGgcatccacctcctcgCCTTCCTCTTCCAAAAACAAGGCCAGTCTATCGGCCAGATCGACAACCAAGTCGACGTCGCGCAAATCCAAACAGGTTTCTGTATACATGGACGACAGTGACAACAAtgacgactttgacgacgatgaggattTGCTGGATGCCGCCCTACATGGCACTGGATCTGCTGCCTTGCCAGAtgcagaggaggaggatgacgatgatgacgatgatgatgaagatgatgacgatgacgatgacgatgatgccgacgacgatgaagatggcaacagcgaggacgaagacAAAGATTCCGAAGCAGTATCACAAGATGAGATACAGCTTGCATCAGATCAggaagatgatgacgaggatgacgatgacgaagagaACGACGAGAGTTTTGACCGGATCGAGCCATCCGAAGTCGAACTCATGTCGGACGAGGATATGGATGGTGGATTCGAAGATCTTGAGGCCGGTGACAACACTCAGAATGGCGACGACATGGAAGCAACACCTTCAGACAATGTAGTTACATCTGCATCATCCTCCCGCAAGTCCAATAAGTCCGCTCTCTATGCCATCCCCACCCTCGCCGAGGTGCAAGGACTTAAAGAAACCGGCGAACTCTTCAAGAACAATGTCTTCAAACTCAAAGTTGACGAGATGCTTCCCGAAGTACGACCCGCGTACAACAAGGCTGGTGCCCTCGAAACCGTCCTCCGACGACTTCATCAGCTGTTCGAAGCCCTCTCGCCCATCCAACCTTTACCTGTGGGCGAGGCGATCAAAAGCTTCCAGAAACGCACGGCCGGATCCAAGGTCCGCATTCCGTTTCCTGACCCCGCTCCCAAGGCCGAAGCAAACTACAAGCTCGGTTTCGAAAAGCCCTCAGCAATGCATCTGGTGGGAAGCTGGCCGCTCAAGTCTACAGCAAAGCGTCCCGCTGGGGTGGATGTCGATATCGCAGTTGTGATGCCTTCGAGTCTGTTCCAGCCCAAGGATTACGTCAACTTTCGATACTTTCATAAGAAAGCTTTCTACCTTGCGACACTTGCACACGCTATCCAGACAGCAGAGGATGAACATGATATCGCGTTGGGTGTGACGGCTTCGTTCGGCCTCGTGGATGCGGATCCAAGGCGCCCTGTGTTGGTGCTCCGACCGATTCACGACAAGTCCGAAACCGATTTTTCCAAGCTCAAGTGCACCATCCGCATTCACCCTTCTCTCGAGGCTGATACCTTCAAGCCTatccatctcgatcctATGCGCAGCAATGTGCGCGTAGCTTCTCCTAACGATGAAGCATCCATCGACGCAAACGCCTCCATCGCCGCTACCCCACGCTACAACGCGGCCATCCTCGCCGACACACTGCACCTTCCCCATCTCGTCTACCTTCATACCGTAGCTCAGGCATGTCCAGCATTCGCAGATGCATGCCTGCTACTTAAGACCTGGGCTTTTCAACGAGGATTCGGTTCTGGCGGTCGTCTCAACCCGAAACATGTCCACGACGCTGATGACGATCGTCGCAGACTTGTCGCAGGCACTGCCTCCATCCGCTTCATCCTCACCATGATTCTGGCGCATCTGTTGCAAGGAGAGGAAAAGAAAGCCGGCTGGAAACGAGATACCACCCATGCGGGACGCAGCAATCTGTCCAACAGCTTTTCCAGCTATCAGCTTTTCCGCGGTGTGGTGGATTGGTTGGCAAAGCACGATTTCAAGACGCAGCCGGTGTTCATGAAGTCGATGCCGGAAGCGGGACTTGCCAGTCGATCTGACAAAGTGCCACGTCAGAATTTCAGCCAGGTCTTTGATCGGGTCTTGGTCGATCCGAGCGGTATGCTCAACTTGTTCGCTTTCGTGCCGACTGGCTCTATCGATCTGTTACAGTACGAAGCAAAGAGGACGttcgagatgctcaacGATCCAAGTTCGGATCACTTTGACGCGCTGTTCTTGCAGGACCGCACAGCCGCTCCATTCACGTTCGATGAAGTAGCGCGTGTTAACCTTGCACTGTCGACGGCCAGGGCGTCGTCGAAAGTaaacagcaacagcaacggTGCTGGTCTCTCGGCATCGAGTCGCATCCAGCGCGCTGACTTTGGCACATCGTTCCAAGCCGCCATGATCCAAGTCAGCACGACTGCATCACGCGCTCTCGAAGGCCGTGCCAAGCTCGTAGCTCTTCTGCATCGTGCTACAGGTGGCCTGGCTTCAACGTGGAGACTCGATGGAGCACGACCTGCTGCttcaagccaagccgagATCGGGTTAGTGCTAAACGGAGAGCAAGCATGGAGGATGGTCGAGCACGGGCCTTCGAGTCAAGACGTAGAAAAGGCGGAACAGTTCCGCGCCTTCTGGGGCAAGATGTCCGAGCTGCGTCGATTCAAAGACGGCAGAGTGCTCGAGAGCGTTGTCTGGCCAGTGACGACCCAAAGTTCACGATGGGCGATTCCACGTCGTATCCTGTCGTATGCGATGTTCCGTCACCACGCGAtccacgaatcacagatcCAATTCGTCTCCTCGCACTTCGAATCGCTCTTGGACATTGACACGAGCCTGGCACGTGCCGCTCATCTCGTAAGCACCGAAGAGAAAGGTTTCACCTTGGTCCAGTCAGCCTTTGACCAGCTATCGAAAGATCTGCGTGCCCTCGAATCGCTTCCACTGTCCATCATCTCCATCTCTCCTGCTTCTTCCGGTCTGCGAGGTACCAGCACCTTTGTGCCCGCTCCTATCAACTTGGATCTACTCGGTGACCGCATTCCAGACTGCGCATCCTACTTGCCCGTCCACGACATCATCCTCACCTTTGAGGGCTCCGGCAAGTGGCCTAATGAGCTCTCGGCAATCCAAGCCATGAAAGCGGCTTTCTTCGAACGCATGTGCGCCGAGATCACCAACAAGATCGCCGGCGTCACGTGTCGCGTAGTCTTTGACCCGCATGCTTCATCAAAGATGGAGGATCAGTGCAGTTTGGAACTCGTTCTCGCGTCTGGGTTCGCCTTCCGAGCACGGGTGATGCACAACCGCGAAAAATTGCTACTCGAACGTATTCTGGCCGACCGCTTTGAATCGGCAGGTGCcaagcgtcgagctcgcaaAATTTTGCTTGAATGGCAACATAGGTTTGAGACAGCTCCGTTGCATCATTCATACATCGCTTCGATGGGGCATCGCTTTGCGTCGTTTGGAGGAGCCGTTCGATTGACGAAGAGATGGTTGGCTAGCCAGATGCTGTCGTCTAACGCCGTGCCAGAagagctgatcgagctggTATGTGCAGCGGCGTACCTGTCACCGGAAGAAGGTGCACCAGCATCTGCAGTCGCTGGATTGTCAAGAATCTTGCGACTGCTCGCCAATTGGAGATGGAAAGAGGAACCATTGATGGTCCCTATCCAAGCCGTGATCGACTCTGCTACGACCAAAGAGATCTACACTTTCCCTACAGACAAGCGTACCGAGGTGGAGACGCATTTCAATGCTGCACGAGGTAGTGATCCTTCGATGATGCATCGCGCATGGTTCGTTGCTACAGAAACGGACACCGAAGGGCTCGCGTTTGGTCGCAAGGGTCCGGTGGGAGGGGTTGCCGATggcatcaagaagctcgcGCGGGGCGCCGTCCGCGTGCTCGAAGAAGCCACTTCGCTCGACACTGATCAAGTGCGAGCACTGTTCACCCCCTCGCTTGAACACTACGACTTTGTCATCCACCTCAATCCGAGCGTGCTGCCGCGATACAGCGAAAACATTCATGCCGATCCAGCAGTGTGGGGCGCCAAACGTACAAAGTATGCCAACGACGTCGCCGCCACCATTCAATCGTCAGGGACGCTGCTAGGCTCCACTCCTAAACCCGGCTTCGATTCAGCAGAAGCGTTCCTCACGCTGCTCAGAGGGCTGTACAGCGACTCGTTCCGATTGTACCACGATCAACACGGAGGATGTGTGATCGGTGGACTGTTCAACCCTTCGCTCGATCGCGAGCGTGATTTCAAGGTGGGACTGGGATTCTCCTCCTGTCCAAGCATTGCAGGAAACAAGGCGCaggtcaagctcaacaagtCTGCCATTGTGGCCGAAATTGAGCGACTGGGTGAAGGACTTGTAGATAGGATCGAATTGCGAAGTGGCTAA
- a CDS encoding uncharacterized protein (related to PBY1 - putative tubulin tyrosine ligase) — MDPTSNSKATQIRKTAFVSFPGADYTQAAAVRATRKVLSAHGWQIEEGHGDTESAPLDTHLYLADYDLLPFEDLLPGPSSSLKGKQPQCSSYVIRKALIRKHYLASALNTYAVKLPPGSASHRFRTCTPKTWHFEIQFADELDELLLDDLYDLGELLEENQAAAERGQEEDVTWFILKPGMADRGNGIRIFSTLDQLQTIFEEFESDSDDEDDSNAHSEQEQGRYAGKDTSVMASQLRHFVIQEYVRSPLLMDPLQSAKDGDSLEVHISQKLTLDQDSTESEARKFHLRAYVLCVAGLAVYLHDEMLALFAPLAYQTPTEATLDDLRGHLTNTCLQEDGSLALGNDARPKEANVFLWSDLAGSVLKRAQAGESDSPGRLSEEMIDDVRRKAVDVIGAAFEAAAKTGSIHWQMWPNAFEVFGVDLLVGYDEVAGAERKNELKVWLLEVNAQPDFAQTGDRLNAVIDRLFERVCEIAVLPYHSEERAEKELDDWKVGESRHATTLCFKEDLGRGF, encoded by the coding sequence ATGGATCCAACTTCTAACTCAAAGGCTACGCAGATCAGAAAGACGGCGTTTGTTTCGTTTCCCGGCGCGGACTATACtcaggctgctgctgtccgAGCAACGCGCAAGGTGCTTTCCGCCCATGGTTGGCAGATTGAAGAGGGCCATGGCGACACTGAATCGGCTCCGCTGGATACGCATCTGTACCTCGCCGACTATGATCTTTTACCGTTTGAAGACCTGCTTCCCGGCCCATCTTCGTCTCTCAAAGGCAAACAGCCTCAGTGCTCGAGCTACGTGATTAGAAAAGCGCTCATCCGTAAGCACTACCTGGCATCTGCGCTTAACACATATGCAGTCAAACTTCCGCCGGGATCCGCTTCGCACCGTTTCCGTACATGTACGCCCAAGACCTGGCATTTTGAGATCCAGTTCGCggacgagttggacgaACTGCTCCTGGACGATCTTTACGATTTGGGCGAATTGCTCGAGGAGAATCAGGCGGCTGCCGaacgaggccaagaagaagatgtCACGTGGTTTATTTTAAAGCCGGGAATGGCGGATCGAGGGAACGGCATCCGCATCTTTAGCACACTAGACCAGCTGCAGACCATCTTTGAAGAGTTTGAATCTGATTCtgacgatgaagacgacAGCAACGCTCATTCAGAACAGGAGCAGGGCAGATACGCTGGCAAGGACACTTCGGTTATGGCAAGCCAACTGCGGCATTTCGTGATCCAAGAGTATGTTCGATCGCCGCTTTTGATGGATCCGCTCCAATCTGCCAAGGATGGCGACTCACTTGAGGTGCACATCTCACAGAAGCTCACATTGGATCAAGACTCGACAGAATCGGAAGCGAGGAAATTCCATCTTCGTGCCTACGTCCTCTGTGTAGCTGGACTCGCAGTCTACTTGCACGACGAAATGCTGGCACTCTTTGCTCCACTGGCGTATCAGACCCCTACCGAGGCGACATTAGACGATCTCCGAGGTCATCTCACCAATACTTGTTTGCAGGAGGATGGTTCGTTGGCGTTGGGGAACGACGCTCGTCCCAAGGAGGCAAACGTTTTCTTGTGGTCCGACCTCGCAGGCTCAGTTCTGAAGCGAGCACAAGCTGGCGAGTCTGATTCACCCGGAAGGCTATCAGAAGAGATGATCGACGATGTGCGACGCAAAGCCGTTGACGTGATTGGGGCCGCATTCGAAGCGGCGGCAAAGACGGGCAGTATTCACTGGCAGATGTGGCCCAACGCGTTCGAGGTGTTCGGTGTTGATCTTTTGGTTGGCTACGACGAAGTTGCGGGAGCCGAGCGCAAGAACGAACTCAAGGTATGGCTGCTGGAAGTCAACGCCCAGCCGGATTTCGCACAGACAGGGGACCGGCTCAATGCCGTCATTGATCGACTTTTTGAGCGAGTCTGCGAGATTGCCGTGCTGCCCTACCACTCGGAAGAGCGTGCTGAGAAGGAGCTTGACGATTGGAAGGTGGGCGAGTCACGTCACGCCACAACACTGTGCTTCAAGGAGGACCTTGGACGTGGCTTCTGA